One part of the Balneolaceae bacterium genome encodes these proteins:
- a CDS encoding M42 family metallopeptidase has translation MFDSESREFLEKLIVTPSPTGYESEGQKVWKEFISQYADKVESDAYGSAMAKLQINADVPTIMLEAHADEIGMVVQHISDNGFVTLNKLGGSDSTIARAKRVVIHSKKGRVTGVVGNTAIHLQDKKNGGGKQPAWKDIYVDIGVSSKEEALELIQIGDPVTYSDELEYLNDDIVTGRALDNRIGGFVIAHVLKELRSRKKNLKVNVIALNSVQEEVGGFGARMMSFRHMPDAALVTDVTHATDTPGINNKEHGTVKLGKGPTVQHGGANHRAVVELIEKTAEKKEIDIQHEATSVRTGTDTDSIFYQKTGIPSALISLPLRYMHSPVETISLSDVENLINLMAETILAMKEDQVFKV, from the coding sequence ATGTTCGATAGTGAATCACGCGAGTTTCTTGAAAAGTTAATTGTTACGCCAAGTCCCACCGGTTATGAATCTGAAGGACAAAAAGTCTGGAAGGAGTTTATTTCTCAATATGCCGACAAAGTAGAGTCCGATGCCTATGGATCGGCGATGGCAAAACTCCAGATTAATGCAGATGTACCAACGATTATGCTGGAAGCCCATGCCGATGAAATTGGAATGGTGGTTCAACACATTTCGGATAATGGATTTGTAACTCTGAACAAGCTGGGGGGAAGTGATTCAACGATCGCAAGAGCAAAACGAGTTGTAATTCATTCCAAAAAAGGCCGGGTGACCGGAGTGGTCGGTAATACAGCAATTCACTTGCAAGACAAAAAAAACGGCGGCGGTAAACAACCGGCGTGGAAAGACATCTACGTAGATATCGGGGTTTCATCCAAAGAGGAAGCTCTGGAGTTGATCCAGATTGGCGATCCGGTAACATATTCTGATGAACTGGAATATTTAAATGATGATATTGTAACCGGACGGGCTTTGGATAACCGAATTGGCGGATTTGTGATTGCTCACGTTTTGAAAGAGCTCAGAAGTCGAAAGAAAAATCTCAAAGTAAATGTAATTGCCCTCAACTCCGTGCAGGAAGAAGTTGGCGGGTTTGGCGCAAGAATGATGAGTTTTCGGCATATGCCGGATGCAGCTTTGGTGACAGATGTAACACACGCCACCGATACGCCAGGTATTAATAATAAAGAACACGGAACCGTGAAGTTAGGCAAAGGGCCAACGGTTCAGCACGGTGGTGCGAATCATCGGGCGGTTGTTGAATTGATTGAGAAGACCGCCGAAAAGAAGGAGATTGATATTCAGCATGAAGCTACCAGCGTGAGAACCGGCACGGATACCGACAGCATTTTCTACCAAAAAACCGGGATTCCAAGTGCGCTCATATCCCTGCCCTTGCGATATATGCACTCGCCGGTTGAAACAATTTCACTAAGCGATGTGGAGAATCTGATTAATCTTATGGCAGAAACTATTTTGGCAATGAAAGAGGACCAGGTTTTTAAGGTATAG
- a CDS encoding thioesterase family protein, producing MHTPEYKPDSFAHWTELPVRFRDLDALNHVNNAVFNTYFEEARINFINEVPEFQASMSEGKSFMLVHLELDYIRPISLNETILIGTSVEEYGNTSIKGFQAIYSKVDSELKAVAKTTGVWFDLELNKPAKLPEIKDRDKYLYKIPDNG from the coding sequence ATGCATACACCTGAATATAAGCCCGACTCATTTGCTCACTGGACTGAACTTCCCGTTCGTTTTCGTGATCTCGATGCATTGAATCATGTAAATAATGCCGTTTTCAATACCTATTTTGAAGAGGCTCGAATTAACTTTATCAATGAAGTGCCAGAATTCCAGGCTTCTATGAGTGAAGGTAAAAGTTTTATGCTGGTTCACCTGGAACTGGACTACATAAGGCCAATTTCACTGAATGAAACTATTTTAATCGGAACGTCTGTCGAGGAGTATGGAAATACGAGTATCAAGGGATTCCAGGCAATCTACTCAAAAGTTGACTCCGAACTGAAAGCTGTTGCAAAAACCACTGGTGTTTGGTTTGATCTTGAATTAAACAAACCTGCAAAACTACCCGAGATCAAAGACCGGGATAAGTACCTCTACAAAATTCCCGATAATGGATAA
- a CDS encoding DUF4160 domain-containing protein yields MPEISRFYGIIIRMFYNDHNPPHFHAIYQEDEALIEIKTLEILGGHLPKRAMSLAVEWAIEHREELLRNWNKARNNETLDRIEPLD; encoded by the coding sequence ATGCCGGAAATAAGTAGATTTTATGGAATTATTATTCGCATGTTCTATAACGATCATAATCCACCTCATTTCCACGCTATTTACCAAGAAGATGAAGCTTTGATTGAAATTAAAACGTTAGAAATACTAGGAGGTCATTTGCCAAAAAGAGCGATGTCGTTAGCTGTTGAATGGGCGATTGAGCACAGAGAGGAACTACTAAGAAATTGGAATAAAGCCAGAAATAATGAGACTTTAGACAGAATTGAACCGTTAGATTAA
- a CDS encoding type II toxin-antitoxin system prevent-host-death family antitoxin: MEALTYPEFSKHLTELLKKVELGEEIIIQHEETRENIAVLIPYKKYQEEHKNTLNKTDRKLGILKKTAGYKIKKNFKITDEELLNS, encoded by the coding sequence ATGGAAGCACTCACATATCCCGAGTTTTCAAAACATCTCACTGAATTATTAAAGAAAGTAGAGCTTGGTGAGGAGATTATCATTCAACACGAAGAAACCCGGGAGAACATTGCCGTACTCATCCCATATAAAAAGTATCAGGAGGAGCATAAGAACACTTTAAATAAAACAGATCGAAAACTTGGAATTTTAAAGAAAACGGCGGGATATAAAATCAAAAAAAATTTTAAGATAACGGATGAAGAACTGTTAAACTCATGA
- a CDS encoding IS4 family transposase, whose amino-acid sequence MQTEVEFLSLGDKRRNDRFRKIVEAAADHPTASVPQAQSQWYGTKATYQFWSSPKVDSVQLVQAIGQATAQRAMDHSTVLILHDTTNIGFSSSSADQLGYLDHGRGKGVLTHNTFVVSPQGVPLGLAGQHVWVRPFEQMGIKASRASRPIEDKESYRWLEGIQRSEELMDGVDHRVHIADREADIYELFAVERQPGTDLLIRATHNRSLIDGGRLWDELAARQLGGTFSVELQKANDRPARQAEVQVRWQPVRLNPPAGKEHLGPVELYAILVSEPCPPPGVARLCWKLLTSLPVASFQQALQCVQWYTHRWLIERFHFVLKSGCGVEALQLRSLAGLQNALACYSLVAYRLMWLVYESRANPEGSCEQIMHEQEWRALYSYHHKSFAESDYVPSLDQVIRWIAMLGGFLNRKGDGNPGIKTLWRGMRRLQDLTDMWIAFERGTYQHSDSFG is encoded by the coding sequence ATGCAAACTGAAGTTGAGTTCCTTTCTTTGGGTGATAAACGTCGTAATGATCGCTTTCGTAAGATTGTGGAGGCGGCGGCTGACCATCCCACGGCCAGTGTTCCTCAGGCCCAAAGCCAGTGGTATGGTACGAAGGCGACCTATCAGTTTTGGAGTTCACCAAAGGTGGATTCGGTTCAGTTGGTGCAGGCCATTGGCCAAGCGACAGCTCAACGTGCGATGGACCATTCGACGGTGTTAATCTTGCATGATACGACCAATATTGGGTTTTCGAGCAGTTCTGCCGACCAGTTGGGCTATTTGGATCACGGCCGTGGTAAAGGCGTCTTGACTCATAATACGTTCGTAGTCAGCCCCCAGGGAGTTCCCTTGGGGCTTGCAGGCCAGCATGTGTGGGTTCGTCCGTTCGAGCAGATGGGAATCAAAGCCAGCCGGGCGAGTCGCCCAATTGAAGACAAAGAGAGTTATCGCTGGCTGGAGGGGATACAACGCAGTGAGGAGTTGATGGATGGAGTTGACCATCGGGTACATATTGCCGATCGGGAGGCCGATATTTATGAGTTATTTGCTGTAGAGCGCCAGCCGGGCACCGACCTGCTGATTCGTGCCACCCATAATCGGAGTCTGATCGATGGAGGGCGGTTGTGGGACGAGTTGGCCGCCCGCCAGCTGGGTGGAACGTTCAGCGTAGAACTTCAAAAAGCCAACGACCGGCCGGCCCGCCAAGCGGAGGTCCAGGTGCGCTGGCAGCCGGTACGATTAAATCCTCCTGCGGGAAAAGAACACCTGGGGCCTGTGGAACTGTATGCCATTTTAGTTAGTGAACCCTGTCCGCCGCCCGGGGTGGCGCGGCTGTGCTGGAAGTTGTTGACCAGCCTGCCGGTGGCCAGCTTCCAGCAGGCCCTGCAGTGCGTGCAGTGGTATACCCATCGCTGGTTGATTGAACGGTTCCATTTTGTCTTAAAAAGTGGCTGTGGGGTGGAAGCCTTGCAGCTGCGAAGCCTGGCGGGACTGCAAAACGCACTGGCCTGCTATAGTTTAGTAGCCTATCGATTGATGTGGTTGGTCTATGAGTCCCGGGCAAACCCTGAGGGCAGCTGCGAGCAGATCATGCATGAGCAGGAGTGGCGGGCCTTGTATAGTTATCACCATAAAAGCTTTGCTGAATCCGATTATGTTCCCAGTCTGGATCAAGTCATTCGATGGATTGCCATGCTTGGCGGGTTTCTGAACCGTAAAGGCGATGGAAATCCAGGAATTAAGACCCTGTGGCGTGGGATGAGGCGCTTGCAAGACCTAACCGATATGTGGATCGCCTTCGAACGAGGAACTTATCAACATTCAGACAGTTTTGGGTAA
- a CDS encoding type II toxin-antitoxin system VapC family toxin has protein sequence MNYLLDTHTLLWVLFDEERLSKKSIIAFKNPKNILFVSIVSYWEISLKYGLGKLELTGITPDELPYYAKEAGIQTSKVSEITASTFHKLPRSKHKDPFDRLIIWQAIHQNHILITKDRKIKEYQKHGLKVLW, from the coding sequence ATGAACTATCTTTTAGATACTCACACTCTGCTTTGGGTACTTTTTGATGAAGAGAGGCTTTCAAAAAAATCAATTATTGCTTTCAAAAACCCGAAAAATATTCTTTTTGTAAGTATTGTAAGTTATTGGGAAATATCCCTAAAATATGGGTTGGGAAAATTAGAGTTGACAGGAATTACTCCTGATGAACTCCCTTATTATGCAAAAGAAGCTGGAATTCAGACATCAAAAGTATCAGAAATTACAGCTTCTACATTTCATAAACTGCCGCGCTCTAAGCACAAAGATCCATTCGACAGATTAATTATCTGGCAGGCCATTCATCAGAATCATATTCTTATTACAAAAGACCGAAAGATAAAGGAGTATCAAAAACATGGTCTTAAAGTATTATGGTGA
- a CDS encoding DUF6174 domain-containing protein, with protein MFRYRYLIVLLSALIISSCDSILDGRKGDQYGENRNLWQEQKIDSYRFEYTKLCYCAGLFNPATIVVKADTIHAILEPETGEPLRDAQTDELVLAKYPESFRTISELFDIIKDAREKADKLKVEYNQQLGYPTLIDIDYIKEAVDDEVTYKIDNFEAKE; from the coding sequence TTGTTTAGATACAGATATCTTATCGTCCTATTATCTGCGCTCATAATTTCATCTTGCGATTCGATTCTTGATGGAAGAAAAGGAGATCAATACGGAGAAAATCGAAACCTTTGGCAAGAACAGAAAATAGATAGCTATAGGTTTGAGTACACCAAACTTTGCTACTGCGCCGGATTATTTAACCCGGCTACGATTGTGGTGAAGGCCGATACGATTCATGCAATCCTTGAACCCGAAACCGGTGAACCTCTGCGCGATGCACAGACCGATGAGTTGGTACTTGCTAAGTATCCCGAGTCATTCCGGACCATCAGTGAACTTTTTGATATCATTAAAGATGCCCGGGAAAAAGCAGATAAACTGAAAGTAGAATACAACCAGCAATTAGGCTATCCCACGCTTATTGATATCGATTACATCAAAGAAGCGGTTGATGATGAGGTGACGTATAAGATCGATAATTTTGAAGCGAAAGAGTAG
- a CDS encoding DUF2442 domain-containing protein: MIRITELTILDDQKIYLSFSDDTEKTVDLSPFIKEDKLSKPLSDPDYFRQVKLYENGRGIYWPNGYDFCPDFLRNHTSEGEKELVEEKK, from the coding sequence ATGATACGCATAACAGAACTTACCATATTAGACGATCAAAAAATTTATTTAAGTTTTAGTGACGACACGGAGAAAACCGTTGATCTATCGCCATTTATTAAAGAAGACAAGTTAAGTAAACCACTGTCTGATCCTGACTATTTTAGACAAGTTAAACTATATGAAAATGGGAGAGGAATTTATTGGCCGAACGGTTATGATTTTTGTCCTGACTTTCTTCGAAATCATACATCGGAGGGAGAAAAAGAACTGGTTGAAGAAAAAAAATAG
- a CDS encoding DNA polymerase IV, with protein MDPNQHTDYDLDQDVHRITLYSSVAKDHQHTSRKKRLYLHLDMSCYYAQVEQQSYNLYGLPVAMGGWRKPDGTARGIVATASYEARALGIKTAMSAFEASQICPYLVFKQIDYSKYTEIGRQLREILDNFSPEVEKYSMDEYFMDLTFLLGKPREHLEAFGKKLQQEIHNKLGLVCSVGMAHSKTYSKLASDLRKPNGLTLILTHDDAAQYIYPLPMDEVWGIGRRRYEHLKKYGLHTIADAHKSGPAPFKKIFGEMQGQLFWETVTGRDNAKVLDNDDHVPDEVSYMHTFSDWTDDPILVKGEIVKAVRKVCYRMRGYKRKARRWGCYIRYQDNKWDGDSFAFNTPGFTNLDEYVLKAFLPEAMRRVKNALRKKIKIRGVGFHTIEMQFTEQLELFFDEKDQVRQLYNAVDCLNNFYKTDVVTPAAIQESVPGNTHFVNRSPNESLISNR; from the coding sequence ATGGATCCGAACCAACATACCGATTACGATCTTGACCAGGATGTGCATCGCATCACGCTGTACAGTTCTGTGGCGAAGGATCATCAGCATACATCCCGAAAAAAGCGGCTGTACCTGCACCTGGATATGAGCTGTTATTACGCACAGGTGGAGCAGCAGTCTTATAATTTATATGGACTTCCTGTGGCGATGGGCGGCTGGCGAAAGCCGGACGGAACGGCTCGCGGAATTGTGGCAACGGCCAGCTACGAAGCTCGGGCGCTGGGCATTAAAACAGCGATGAGCGCTTTTGAGGCATCGCAAATTTGTCCCTACCTGGTGTTTAAGCAGATCGATTATTCTAAATACACTGAAATAGGCCGGCAATTGCGAGAGATCCTCGACAACTTTTCTCCTGAAGTAGAAAAATATTCAATGGATGAATATTTCATGGATCTCACTTTTTTGCTGGGTAAACCGCGAGAACACCTCGAAGCGTTTGGAAAGAAACTACAGCAGGAAATTCACAACAAGCTCGGGCTGGTTTGCTCCGTTGGAATGGCCCACAGTAAAACGTATTCTAAGCTGGCCTCCGATCTACGAAAACCCAACGGGCTGACGCTGATCCTCACCCACGATGATGCCGCTCAATATATCTATCCCCTGCCCATGGATGAGGTGTGGGGAATCGGCCGGCGGCGGTACGAACATCTCAAAAAATATGGATTACACACCATCGCCGATGCTCATAAGTCAGGCCCCGCTCCCTTCAAAAAAATATTCGGGGAGATGCAGGGTCAGCTTTTCTGGGAGACGGTGACCGGGCGAGACAACGCCAAAGTATTGGATAATGACGATCACGTGCCGGATGAAGTGAGTTACATGCATACGTTTTCCGACTGGACAGACGACCCCATTTTGGTGAAAGGAGAAATTGTGAAAGCCGTTCGGAAAGTTTGCTACAGAATGCGAGGCTACAAGCGCAAAGCACGGCGATGGGGTTGCTACATCCGCTACCAGGACAACAAGTGGGACGGAGACAGTTTTGCATTTAACACTCCCGGTTTTACAAACCTGGATGAATATGTACTCAAGGCCTTTCTGCCGGAGGCGATGCGGAGGGTTAAAAATGCTCTGCGAAAAAAAATTAAAATTCGGGGAGTTGGATTTCATACAATAGAAATGCAGTTTACCGAGCAGCTTGAACTGTTTTTTGATGAAAAAGACCAGGTTCGTCAACTCTACAACGCAGTAGATTGTCTCAATAATTTTTACAAAACAGATGTGGTGACCCCAGCCGCTATTCAAGAGAGCGTACCCGGAAATACACACTTTGTGAACCGGAGTCCGAATGAGTCGTTGATATCGAACCGATAA
- a CDS encoding dihydroorotase — METTPNLLIQNAKPIGSNHDGSEAVDIRIKDGVIAEISSGLEIKDGEEAFDANGAYISGGWMDMHVHFREPGYEHKETLETGCRSAMFGGFTEVACMPNTKPAIHTRDVVEFIRNKSDQQLVDVHPIGCVTKERKGESIAEMSDMKEGGAVAFSDDGDPVYNSQVMRVALEYSSMLGMPIINHEEDLALSRPGHMNEGEVSARLGLDGTPGIAEEAMIARDILLAGFTGGHIHVAHISTRKAVDLVRRAKEEGVNITTEVCAHHFDLTDKEIETRHFDTNVKMHPPLRTQDDVDAMIEGLADGTIDVICTDHAPHAIEEKEVEFIYAPNGIIGLDTAWSISVQRLLNTGKLSLQQLMKKFVINPRQILNLDIPEIKEGQIANLTIFNTDEEWTYRLNEVRSKSKNSPYLGKTLTGRALAVYNKNRFAINTLKN; from the coding sequence ATGGAAACCACTCCAAACCTTCTCATTCAAAATGCAAAACCTATTGGCTCTAATCATGACGGCAGCGAGGCTGTCGATATTCGCATCAAAGATGGGGTGATTGCCGAAATCTCCTCGGGCCTTGAAATCAAAGATGGAGAAGAGGCTTTTGATGCCAATGGCGCATACATCAGCGGCGGCTGGATGGATATGCACGTTCATTTTCGTGAACCTGGATATGAGCATAAAGAGACGCTGGAAACCGGTTGTCGCTCAGCTATGTTCGGCGGTTTTACTGAAGTGGCCTGTATGCCAAATACTAAACCGGCCATCCATACGCGGGATGTTGTTGAATTCATTCGAAATAAATCGGATCAACAATTGGTGGACGTTCACCCGATTGGCTGTGTAACGAAGGAGCGAAAAGGCGAGTCGATCGCGGAGATGAGCGACATGAAAGAGGGCGGAGCCGTGGCATTCAGTGATGACGGCGATCCCGTTTACAATTCTCAGGTAATGCGGGTAGCCCTGGAATATTCATCAATGCTGGGCATGCCGATCATCAATCATGAAGAAGATTTGGCTCTTTCACGGCCCGGCCATATGAATGAAGGCGAGGTTTCAGCCCGGCTGGGACTGGACGGAACACCCGGAATTGCCGAGGAAGCGATGATCGCCCGCGATATTTTACTGGCCGGTTTTACAGGCGGTCATATTCACGTGGCGCACATCAGCACGCGAAAAGCGGTAGACCTGGTTCGAAGAGCGAAAGAGGAGGGGGTCAACATAACAACGGAAGTGTGTGCACACCATTTTGACCTCACTGATAAAGAGATTGAAACCCGGCATTTTGATACGAACGTAAAAATGCATCCGCCGCTGCGAACCCAAGATGATGTGGATGCGATGATTGAAGGACTCGCTGACGGTACCATTGATGTAATCTGTACCGATCACGCACCGCATGCCATCGAAGAGAAAGAGGTGGAATTTATCTATGCTCCGAACGGAATCATCGGGTTGGATACAGCCTGGAGCATTAGCGTGCAGCGGTTATTAAATACCGGGAAACTCTCCTTACAACAGTTAATGAAGAAGTTCGTTATTAATCCCCGACAAATTTTAAATCTTGATATACCTGAAATTAAAGAGGGGCAGATTGCAAACCTGACCATTTTTAATACCGATGAGGAGTGGACATACAGGTTGAATGAAGTTCGGTCAAAATCAAAAAATTCCCCGTATCTCGGGAAAACATTGACCGGGCGTGCACTGGCTGTTTATAATAAAAACCGGTTTGCAATCAACACCCTCAAGAATTGA
- a CDS encoding ThuA domain-containing protein codes for MDNFKSFIRNGGGFVGIHAVSSIDDQEEWFQKLVGRVFTDHPEEQTAVMNVLNKNHPSTMHLSDRWIWTDEWYSYGEPLTENLNDLLTVDESTYDPDRTWGDDTRFTAMGDYHPIAWYQEFDGGRSFYTTLGHIPESYRDRNFLDHLYGGIYWAATGLGLYE; via the coding sequence ATGGATAACTTCAAAAGTTTTATTCGGAATGGTGGCGGATTTGTGGGTATTCATGCAGTGTCATCAATCGATGACCAGGAAGAATGGTTTCAGAAATTGGTTGGTCGTGTTTTTACCGATCATCCCGAAGAGCAAACCGCAGTCATGAATGTCTTAAATAAAAATCATCCCTCCACCATGCATCTTTCTGACCGATGGATTTGGACGGACGAATGGTATTCCTATGGTGAACCTCTGACAGAGAACCTGAATGATTTACTTACCGTTGATGAATCTACATATGATCCGGACAGAACCTGGGGAGATGATACAAGATTCACAGCTATGGGGGATTATCATCCCATCGCATGGTACCAGGAATTTGATGGGGGCAGATCATTTTACACCACACTCGGACACATTCCCGAATCCTACAGAGATCGGAACTTCCTGGATCACCTTTATGGGGGAATTTATTGGGCAGCAACAGGTTTAGGTCTATATGAATGA
- a CDS encoding sugar phosphate isomerase/epimerase family protein: MSLFDMLEECARLDFDAVDPTGYFFPGYPDVPERSFINEFKRRAFELGLDMSGTGIRNDFATADEAQRREDIDLTKRWIETAAEMGAPVIRVFAGEKPEGRNWDETSAWLSEALAECAEHGKEYGVIVGVQNHGGMLRTGDEVLRILDMVDSDWLGTIVDTGHFYSPNPYDDIEKVVPYAVNWQVKKLLKGRRGDEIDMNKLVGIIRNGGYRGYVPIETLPALENEEEYNAYSEVPNLLNKFRTALD; this comes from the coding sequence ATGAGCCTGTTTGATATGCTGGAAGAATGTGCTCGATTGGATTTTGATGCTGTTGACCCAACCGGTTATTTCTTTCCGGGTTATCCCGATGTTCCGGAAAGATCATTTATAAATGAATTTAAACGCCGGGCTTTCGAACTCGGGCTGGACATGAGCGGGACAGGGATCCGTAACGATTTTGCGACAGCAGATGAGGCTCAACGCCGCGAAGATATTGATTTAACCAAACGATGGATTGAAACGGCTGCAGAAATGGGGGCGCCTGTTATTCGTGTATTTGCGGGGGAAAAACCCGAAGGCCGCAATTGGGACGAAACCTCCGCCTGGCTTTCTGAAGCATTGGCAGAATGTGCTGAACATGGAAAAGAGTATGGGGTAATTGTAGGAGTACAGAATCACGGAGGAATGCTCAGAACAGGGGATGAAGTTTTGAGAATCCTCGATATGGTAGATTCCGACTGGTTAGGGACCATTGTTGATACGGGGCATTTCTATTCGCCGAATCCGTATGATGATATCGAAAAAGTTGTTCCCTATGCGGTGAACTGGCAAGTCAAAAAATTACTTAAAGGCCGCCGGGGAGACGAAATCGATATGAATAAATTGGTCGGTATAATCCGTAATGGAGGATACCGGGGATATGTTCCCATAGAAACACTACCTGCTCTGGAAAATGAAGAAGAATATAATGCATATTCTGAAGTTCCAAATCTATTGAATAAGTTTCGTACAGCGCTTGATTGA
- a CDS encoding PAS domain-containing sensor histidine kinase: MNNGSIYPKEKFTADEFLKSDETFRQLIKNSFDMLVLLDADGIQRYVSESCEKILGYKPEELTDISVIDSMIHPDDQAKTKKGFVDIVHHSKHGGTQYRHRHKNGEWVYLEAFGNNQLHNPAIQSVVLNVRDITERKRAEKALKESEARLSELIATKDRFLSIIGHDLKNPFSGILGFSELLIDQLQKKEYDDALEFAQMIQHSSKRVMDLLNNLLAWAQSQSGRTKYNPEYFDVDEITNEVIDLLRDSSHQKSISLTNKIPPSTSVYADKSMITLVLRNLVSNGIKFTQPGGKIDIESERNADEITISVTDNGVGISKENIDDLFKIDKKHSSKGTYNETGTGLGLLLCKDSVEVHGGEIWAESEINKGSKFIFRIPQKPEN; the protein is encoded by the coding sequence ATGAATAATGGATCAATCTATCCAAAAGAAAAATTCACAGCTGATGAATTTTTAAAATCAGACGAGACCTTTAGGCAACTCATTAAAAATTCATTTGATATGCTTGTGCTGTTAGATGCAGATGGTATTCAGCGGTACGTCAGTGAATCGTGTGAAAAAATCCTGGGATATAAACCCGAAGAGCTAACAGATATTTCAGTCATAGACAGTATGATTCATCCGGACGATCAGGCAAAAACCAAAAAGGGATTTGTAGATATCGTACACCACTCAAAACATGGGGGTACACAATATAGGCACCGGCACAAAAATGGCGAATGGGTATATTTGGAAGCATTTGGAAACAATCAACTTCACAACCCGGCTATCCAGTCTGTGGTTCTTAATGTCCGTGATATCACCGAACGAAAGAGAGCAGAAAAGGCACTAAAAGAAAGTGAAGCACGGCTAAGTGAACTGATTGCCACAAAAGACCGGTTTTTATCCATTATCGGGCATGATCTCAAAAATCCATTTTCCGGTATCCTTGGATTCAGCGAACTCTTGATTGATCAATTGCAAAAGAAGGAATATGACGACGCTTTAGAGTTTGCTCAAATGATTCAACACTCCTCAAAGCGAGTGATGGATCTGCTAAACAATCTACTGGCATGGGCTCAATCACAATCGGGCAGAACCAAATATAATCCTGAGTATTTTGATGTAGATGAAATCACGAATGAAGTAATTGACTTACTAAGAGATTCTTCTCACCAAAAATCGATATCTCTGACAAATAAAATACCACCAAGCACATCAGTGTATGCAGACAAATCAATGATTACGCTTGTATTACGAAATTTGGTATCAAACGGAATTAAATTCACCCAACCCGGCGGAAAGATTGATATTGAATCCGAAAGAAACGCAGATGAGATTACAATATCAGTTACGGATAATGGTGTGGGGATTTCAAAGGAAAATATTGACGACTTATTCAAGATCGATAAGAAGCATTCATCAAAAGGCACCTACAACGAAACAGGAACGGGTTTGGGATTACTGCTTTGCAAAGATTCTGTAGAAGTACATGGAGGTGAAATCTGGGCTGAAAGTGAGATCAACAAAGGGAGTAAGTTCATATTCAGAATTCCCCAAAAACCTGAAAATTAG